From Thunnus maccoyii chromosome 21, fThuMac1.1, whole genome shotgun sequence, the proteins below share one genomic window:
- the dipk2ab gene encoding divergent protein kinase domain 2Ab, giving the protein MLRFLPLKLGRLYRCLKLLLVVGLFVILLMNTHNLFASFQKNELTDRRFINLNKCPACFGTSWCRKFMNGQVSFETWGRLRFLDVFNVKNVYFAQYGEPREGTRRVVLKRLGSNQELAEIDQKICKRATGRPRCDLIQAMYKTEFARINGDVRLLTPEVVEGWSDLVHCPSQRLLDRVVRRYAETKDSGSFLLKNLKDTERMQLLMTLAFNPEPLVLQSFPSDEGWPFAKYLGACGRVVAVNYVGEELWSFYNAPWEKRVDLARQLMDIAEQLTNNDFEFALYLLDVSFDNFAVGPRDGKVIVVDAENVLVADKRLIKQNKPESYDVWYESRFEDCDREACLSFSKDSLCSRVTVDHNYYAVCQNLLSRYATWRGTTGGLLHDPPAHIAKDGQLEALLDECTKPKKRYGRFQAAKELREYLTQLAAASSSATAR; this is encoded by the exons ATGCTGCGCTTCCTGCCTCTCAAACTTGGCCGCCTGTACCGCTGTCTTAAGCTCCTGTTGGTGGTGGGATTGTTTGTCATCTTGTTGATGAACACCCACAACCTGTTCGCCTCCTTCCAGAAGAATGAGCTCACTGACAGACGCTTCATCAACCTCAACAAGTGTCCCGCCTGCTTTGGCACCAGCTGGTGCCGCAAGTTCATGAACGGCCAGGTTTCCTTCGAGACCTGGGGTCGCCTGCGATTCCTAGACGTCTTCAATGTCAAGAATGTTTACTTTGCCCAGTACGGCGAGCCCAGGGAGGGCACCCGTCGTGTAGTGCTCAAACGGCTCGGCTCCAACCAGGAGCTGGCTGAAATAGACCAGAAAATCTGCAAGAGGGCCACAGGAAGGCCACGCTGCGACCTCATCCAGGCAATGTACAAGACTGAATTTGCCAGGATCAATGGCGATGTTCGTCTGCTCACTCCAGAGGTGGTGGAGGGCTGGTCGGATCTGGTGCACTGCCCCTCTCAGAGGCTGCTGGACCGCGTGGTCCGCAGATACGCTGAGACCAAAGACTCAGGCAGCTTCCTGCTCAAGAACCTCAAGGACACAGAGAGAATGCAGCTGCTCATGACCTTGGCGTTCAACCCGGAACCGCTCGTGCTACAG AGCTTTCCGTCAGACGAAGGGTGGCCGTTCGCCAAGTACCTGGGAGCGTGTGGGCGCGTGGTAGCTGTCAACTACGTGGGAGAGGAGCTCTGGAGCTTCTACAACGCGCCCTGGGAGAAGAGGGTAGACTTGGCGCGGCAGCTGATGGACATCGCCGAGCAGCTCACCAACAACGACTTTGAGTTCGCCCTCTACCTGCTCGACGTCAGCTTCGATAACTTTGCGGTCGGCCCACGCGACGGGAAGGTCATCGTCGTCGACGCCGAGAACGTTCTCGTGGCAGACAAAAGGCTGATCAAGCAGA ACAAGCCAGAAAGCTATGACGTGTGGTATGAGAGCCGGTTTGAGGACTGCGACAGAGAGGCCTGCCTGTCTTTCTCCAAGGACTCCCTTTGTTCCAGGGTCACTGTGGACCACAACTATTATGCTGTGTGCCAGAACCTGTTGTCACGGTATGCTACGTGGCGGGGCACTACTGGAGGCCTCCTCCACGACCCCCCTGCCCACATAGCCAAAGATGGACAACTCGAGGCCCTGTTGGACGAGTGCACCAAACCCAAAAAGCGCTACGGCCGCTTCCAGGCGGCCAAGGAACTGCGTGAATACCTCACACAGCTAGCTGCCGCTTCCTCCTCTGCCACAGCCAGGTAA